The proteins below are encoded in one region of Macrobrachium rosenbergii isolate ZJJX-2024 chromosome 29, ASM4041242v1, whole genome shotgun sequence:
- the LOC136854378 gene encoding glycine-rich protein 3-like — protein sequence MRPAVISFLVVLALGMAHALPRPDDKEPNQRFFLPNLIGAAQGAFSGLFKPFGGYGGIGGGFGKYPGSFGGYPGGFGGYQGGYGGYNGGYGGYTGGYGGYGGGYGGYGNYGYGGSFYG from the coding sequence ATGCGTCCCGCCGTCATCAGCTTTCTTGTCGTCCTGGCCTTGGGTATGGCCCACGCCCTCCCACGACCGGACGATAAAGAACCGAACCAGAGGTTCTTCCTTCCTAACCTGATCGGGGCAGCCCAAGGAGCCTTTAGCGGGTTATTCAAGCCCTTCGGAGGTTACGGGGGCATTGGTGGCGGTTTCGGCAAGTACCCCGGTAGTTTCGGAGGCTACCCCGGTGGTTTTGGCGGGTACCAAGGAGGATATGGCGGATACAACGGAGGCTATGGGGGTTACACTGGAGGCTATGGCGGGTACGGTGGAGGTTACGGCGGCTACGGTAATTATGGATACGGAGGAAGCTTCTACGGTTGA